Proteins from a genomic interval of Dermacentor variabilis isolate Ectoservices chromosome 8, ASM5094787v1, whole genome shotgun sequence:
- the LOC142589991 gene encoding uncharacterized protein LOC142589991 isoform X2, with amino-acid sequence MVVGGRTAIAAPVSCARAASCASPCCCCCPDLVWSPLSGGGMWSAQLRSPPPHAAASLPPQSATAHGCAALPDKQALFLVAFPICASSNGTSQASPQLHPAAATTSPCCCRCCCKSSWSAKPASTTTAPCWTAQQDASSPAGRNAFLPPREEEGKPSSGLLEDRLMEAPPPPSPPPPPTNAQQRYGNQPPHLSPPPGAPAGAASDVDLSRVRDALRTLRTSGYYYEGLSWEEAGRFLRGRPVGTFLVRDSSDNRFLFALSVQTERGPTSVRIHYWRGQFRLDCEDALAGSMPWFSCVVSLVEHYVRLSRSAKGQMCVWLDGHGRRDLPIVLTRPLYREPASLQHLCRIALNRSAGAVTAASSECRDAEPLPAALKDYLRDYPHLH; translated from the coding sequence GGTGGCCGGACGGCGATCGCCGCGCCCGTGTCCTGCGCCCGCGCCGCGAGCTGCGCCtccccctgctgctgctgctgccctgaCCTGGTGTGGTCGCCGCTGTCCGGCGGCGGCATGTGGTCGGCTCAACTTCGGTCGCCGCCGCCGCACGCCGCCGCGTCGTTGCCGCCCCAGTCGGCCACCGCGCACGGCTGTGCGGCGCTGCCCGACAAGCAGGCGCTCTTCCTGGTCGCCTTCCCGATCTGTGCCTCCTCCAACGGCACTTCCCAAGCGTCCCCCCAACTTcacccagcggcggcgacgacgtCGCCCTGCTGCTGCCGGTGCTGCTGCAAGTCCAGCTGGAGCGCCAAGCCGGCCTCGACGACGACGGCGCCCTGCTGGACCGCGCAGCAGGAcgcctcctcgcccgccggaagGAACGCCTTCCTGCCGCCCAGGGAGGAAGAAGGGAAGCCTTCTTCCGGCCTCCTGGAAGACCGCCTCATGGAAGCCCCGCCGCCGCcgtcccctcctcctccccctacGAACGCTCAGCAGCGCTACGGCAACCAGCCCCCTCACCTCTCCCCACCTCCCGGTGCACCAGCGGGGGCGGCGAGCGACGTCGACCTGAGCCGCGTCCGGGACGCCCTGAGGACGCTTCGCACCAGCGGCTACTACTACGAGGGCCTGTCCTGGGAGGAGGCCGGCCGGTTCCTGCGCGGGCGGCCCGTGGGCACGTTCCTGGTGCGCGACAGCTCGGACAACCGGTTCCTCTTCGCCCTGAGCGTGCAGACGGAGCGGGGCCCGACCAGCGTGCGCATCCACTACTGGCGCGGCCAGTTCCGGCTGGACTGCGAGGACGCGCTGGCGGGCAGCATGCCGTGGTTCTCGTGCGTCGTGTCGCTCGTGGAGCACTACGTGCGGCTCAGCCGCTCGGCCAAGGGACAGATGTGCGTGTGGTTGGACGGTCACGGCCGCCGGGACTTACCCATCGTGCTGACGAGGCCGCTGTACCGGGAGCCGGCCTCGCTCCAGCACCTGTGCCGCATCGCGCTCAACCGGAGCGCGGGCGCGGTGACCGCGGCGTCCTCAGAGTGCAGGGACGCGGAGCCGCTTCCGGCGGCGCTAAAGGACTACCTCAGGGACTACCCCCACCTACACTGA